The window GGTTGCCGccatctcctctctctcctctctctctcctctctcgaACGAGCAAAAACAGAGACTCAGTGAGTGTTTCTGGTGGCAATGAATGTTTGAGATTGAGAGTGGTTTGTTTGGGTGGTGTTTTATCACCATTGAGTTGGACAGAGAGAATCTAAAGGGTGGCGTTGGGAGTGGCCAACTAGGATAATGAAATCTGACTTGGTTGTATTAGATAGATTACGGACCAATCGGAACTGGACCTCCATCCGCATCCATATATTCCCTCCAACCACGTGGACTAGCCATATAGGCTAAGGGTACAAAATATCATCGAGGTCcttggaatgaggatcctccccggatttataatttaattgtgtctattcgtacttttatattgtgtgattagaaattattttaagttattttatttaaaattgaacataaataaTATCTGATAAAAATTGATTACACGATGTATCATGAATAAACACAATTAAAGAATTTTTGGAATTAAAGAAGATTCGGAAAGGATTCTCATTCAGGTCGTGCACAATGATAGAATTATACCATCCACTCCTCTGTacttttttgagtttaaaaCTTACACATACTTCTATTTATTTGCACAAAATACTGCCCTGGCGGTATATACCATGTAAATCTTTCTCCATTAAACATTTATGCCCTGcattatttaaaatattcaagaaattatCTATAAATCCGTCGAAATatccaaaaaatcaaagatCACTGTGAAAATGAGGTGAAATGAAAACTTCAATTTGTCAAAACCCATTgcagattttaaatttttgaatttttttttctctctaatatcaatcaattaatttgaatgAGTTGATAACCCTTCAATTGCAAATATCCATAATTTCCATCAAAGTCAATCAATATCACCAATAATATATTTATCGATATTTCTACctatatcgatattttaaaaggaaaactaacgaagagtttaaaaaaactttaattttaataaaaatgataaataaatgtgtagtaaatagtacaaaaaaaataaaaatgtgatttttcgttaaaataaacggtaCCAATATCCACAATAATAATGTCTTTCAGTTgctaaatctctctctctctttcacgaaaaaacaaatataaaaggaaaaaaacaaaaacaaatgcaTTGTAGATTGCCTTATACGATGacgtaataataataaaaatcagGAAAATGGGTAATCCGTTCGTGAGAAGCGGATTGAGCTTCTCCGTTCCAACCAGCATTCTTCCGCCACTTAAACCCCTGCACGAAACACTCCTCACTAGGATTCCGATTGGATTTCCGAAGCACCGCCGGACGCTTCCGCCGCACTCATCCTCCTCCTCAAACTTTGCCATCATTTCCACAACCGGTATGTTTGTCCCCAATTTTCTCAGGAAACAAACACAATTTTTTGAGGAAACAAACAGAGTGTATGTGTGAGTGCGAGTATCAGTtactattatttatttgattgctTTTGACTTGTGTGTGACAGAGTCGTGGGATGGCAGCCTTCTCTTCCGCTTTGGGGACGAGAGGGAGAAATCTGTTACCACTGAAACAGAAACTGATGCTCAAAGTCATCTGGAGGATCCCGTGCAAGATTCAGAATTGAGCCAAACATTGTTGGGAAAAAGAGGGAGTGGTGGTGGCAGTGGTGCTGCCGCTGAGGCCGATGAGACTGTTGATGCGGTTTCAGAGACGAGCACCGACAATGCTACTGGCTGCGGTGGCGAAGAAACCATAACCACAAGGTCCAtaaccacaaccacaaccacaGAAGATGAAACTCAACTCAGCAATGAAATTCATGCTTTTCCAGCGATTGGCACCGCCGCCGCCGAGGCCAAGGAGAATGCTGTTGATGTGGTTTCAGTGACAAGCACCGGCAGTGCGACTGGCCGCGGTGATGGTGGTGAAAAACCCACAATTacaaccacaaccacaacaACCACCACAGCGGATGGAACTGAAATCAGCAGTGAAATTCCTGCTTTTCCATCAATTGGCAGCGCCGAGGCCGAGGAGAATGCTGTTGATGCGGTTTCGTTGACGAGCACGGGCATTGCGACTGGTGGCGTTAGTGGTGGTGGTGAAGAAACCACAACCAGAACAAATGAAACTCAAGGCAGCAAAGAAATTCATGAAACTCAAGTCAGCAAAGAAATTCATGCTTTTCCAGCAATTGGCACAGCCGCTGCTGAGGCCAAGGAGAATGTTGTTGACGCGGTTTCAGTGACGAGCACCAACAATTGGACTGGTGGTGGTGAAGAAACCACAACTACAACCACAATCATAACAGATGAAACTCAAGTCAGCAATGAAATTCATGCTTTTCCAGCAATTGGCGGCGCCAAGGCCGAGGAGAATGCTGTTGATGGGGTTTCAGTGACGAGTATCGACATTGTCACTGGTGgcggtagtggtggtggtgaagAAACCACAACCACAACTACAAGAACAACCACAACAGTTGAAAGTCAAGTCAGCAATGACATTCATGCTGAGGGCGAGGAGACTGCTGCTGATGCGGTTTCGTTGACGAGCACCAGCATTTCGACTGGTGGCGAAGAAACGACAACTACAACCACAAGGTCCACAACTGACGAAACACAAGTCAGCAATGAAATTCATGCTTTTCCAGCAAATGGCAGTGGCGAGACGGAGGAGAATGCTGTTGATGCGATTTCAGTGACGAGCACCAACAATGCGACTAATGGTGGTAGTGGCGGTGGTGAAGAAACCACAACTACAACCACAATTACAACCACAATCATAACAGATGAAACTCAAGTCAGCAATGAAATTGATGCTTTTCCAGTAATTAGCAGCGCCGAGGCCGAGGAGAATGCTGTCGATGTGTTTTCAGTGACGAGCACCAGCACTGCGACTGGTGacggtagtggtggtggtgaagAAACCACAACCACAACTACAACCAGAACCACAACAGATGAAACTCAAGTCAGCAATGAAATTCATGCTTTTCCAGCAATTAGCGGCGCCGAGGCCGAGGAGAATGCTGTTGATGCGGTTTTAGTGACGAGCACCGACATTGCGACTGGAGGTGGTAGCGGTGGTGGCAAAGAAACCACAACCACAGCTacaaccacaaccacaacaGATGAAACTCAAGTCAGCAATGACATTCATGCTCATGCTGAGGCTGAGGAGAATGCTGTTGATGCGGTTTCAGTGACGAGCACCAACAATGCAACTGGTggtgacagtggtgaagaaaCCACAACTACAATCACAACCACGGCCACACCAGCAACCACAGCAGATGAAACTCAAGTCTCACCAGTGGTTAGTAAAGCTAATTAAGTCTTGATTCTTGCCTTGCCTCACCtttttaagaaattttgaatTGGTCAGCTATTTCGCAATCCTAGTCCAAATATAGACTACTACACCAACACCAACACAGGCACACATGGATTGGTATCGTGGATAGATAGATATCATGATTATCCACTATTTTTGTAATTCATGTTATTGTTTCAATAACTTGTTAtcgtttcttctcaaaaaaaaaaatgtctaatGACTAGAAGGGATGCTTGAATGGGGTTAGATGCTATATGTGAATATTTCAACAACCGAGAATCTTTCAGTTTTCTAGACGGGACTTGTGGAATCTAGTGCAAGGAGTGTCTAAGGCTGGTTTGCATGGGACTTTTGTCAAGGAATATGCTAGTTACTAGTTACTAGTAAGGTTTCCGGGGCTActccctttttcctttttcgtcTTTGATGGTTGAGATGAAGCATTTTTACAAGTGCAGCATTGTTTTGCTGagatcaatttcaaaattttcagatgGTTATTTGGCTGTATTTTCCGTACTGTTCTCAAACCTACAAGGTATAACTTGAAATAGACCAGTTAAAGCGATTGAGGGCATGGAGCTAGTGTCTAATTTGGATTTTGGGTTCAGTATGCTTTCAACGCCCTACAAGGGTTTACCActtctttcttctcatttttgTCTGGAATACACAATAATTACAAGAATTTAAAGATGCAATGATAGTGGCTACTAATTGACATGAATAATAGATATGTGTTTGGttctttattgttttgttctaaatttttaataaagCTACTGATTTTTCGGACTCAATAATAAACATGGTGGAAGAGTTGGAAGTTTAAGAAATGCAGAAATTGCACTCGAGgttcatttttatattttgtttattaacTTTGTCACTGGGACTTCTGCATCAATTAGAGGGGTTACAATTGAAGCTACTGCAAATTGGATGATAATTTATATATCCTGATGATCTGGATGGCTATTCCTTTCCTCTTTATGATTGAAATATGAAGGTCCAATGTGTTAGCAGTTAAGCTCTTACGGAGATTTGTACCAACTACCAATGGTGTACATTACACACCCGCAATCCTCCTTGGTGCAGATAAGGAGGCAATGGTGTACATTACACACCTGAAATCCTGCTTGGTGCCTTTTTACGAATTAGTTATTACTAGAAACGTGTACATTGCACTAGCAGATACATGATAACTTAGCAGTGGGGGAcctgtattttgttttataagaCCCCAAGAGACAACTAGATTAAATTTCCAAAAGTCTTGAATCTGCACATACATGCACACCCGCACTCCTGCACACATGTTTTACATGTCTTCTTAATTTATAG of the Pyrus communis chromosome 1, drPyrComm1.1, whole genome shotgun sequence genome contains:
- the LOC137710895 gene encoding probable protein phosphatase 2C 62; translated protein: MGNPFVRSGLSFSVPTSILPPLKPLHETLLTRIPIGFPKHRRTLPPHSSSSSNFAIISTTESWDGSLLFRFGDEREKSVTTETETDAQSHLEDPVQDSELSQTLLGKRGSGGGSGAAAEADETVDAVSETSTDNATGCGGEETITTRSITTTTTTEDETQLSNEIHAFPAIGTAAAEAKENAVDVVSVTSTGSATGRGDGGEKPTITTTTTTTTTADGTEISSEIPAFPSIGSAEAEENAVDAVSLTSTGIATGGVSGGGEETTTRTNETQGSKEIHETQVSKEIHAFPAIGTAAAEAKENVVDAVSVTSTNNWTGGGEETTTTTTIITDETQVSNEIHAFPAIGGAKAEENAVDGVSVTSIDIVTGGGSGGGEETTTTTTRTTTTVESQVSNDIHAEGEETAADAVSLTSTSISTGGEETTTTTTRSTTDETQVSNEIHAFPANGSGETEENAVDAISVTSTNNATNGGSGGGEETTTTTTITTTIITDETQVSNEIDAFPVISSAEAEENAVDVFSVTSTSTATGDGSGGGEETTTTTTTRTTTDETQVSNEIHAFPAISGAEAEENAVDAVLVTSTDIATGGGSGGGKETTTTATTTTTTDETQVSNDIHAHAEAEENAVDAVSVTSTNNATGGDSGEETTTTITTTATPATTADETQVSPVLAENAPSTNPEDEFTEGKGDTTDVSGISTSRIVEFNTVEGASDGEDVSAAVLQLSSSAALLPHPSKALTGGEDAYFVSCQNWLGVADGVGQWSLEGVNPGLYARELMENCERFISDCKGLPLTEPEEVLIKGSSNTKSPGSSTVLVAYFDGQALHVANIGNSGFIVIRNGAVFEKSSPMVHEFNFPVRVERGDDPSELIEKYRIDLDEGDVVVAATDGLFDNLYEQDITSIVLKSLQTRLELQDIAELLATSAQELGRSKSTRSPFADAAKASGYAGYGGGKLDDVVVILSYVAKKPVGTLR